Within the Glycine soja cultivar W05 chromosome 3, ASM419377v2, whole genome shotgun sequence genome, the region CATCACACCAGCCATGGGCTTCACCCATTCCCACACTCACCACACTCCCAAAATGCACAACCGCAGAACACGTGAACCAGCTCCACGCACGCATGATCACAACCGGGTTCCTCAAAAACCCTTCCCTCACCGCAAAACTCGTTCTTTCTTGCATTTCCTCACCCCGTGAGCCTCTAGTCGAGTTCGCTCGCTACGTTTTCTTCAAGCACCACGCTTTTCGCGATTTCCGTGATGACCCTTTTCTCTGGAACGCTCTGCTCAGGTCCCACTCTCACGGGTGTGACCCCAGAGGGGCCATAGTTCTGCTCTGCTTGATGATCGAAAATGGGGTGCGTGTGGATGGGTACTCGTTTTCGTTGGTTCTGAAGGCTTGTGCTAGAGTGGGTTTGGTTAGGGAGGGAATGCAGGTTTATGGGTTGTTGTGGAAGATGAATTTTGGGTCTGATGTGTTTTTGCAGAATTGTTTGATTGGGTTGTTTGTGAGATGCGGGTGTGTTGAGCTTGCGCGCCAGTTGTTTGACAGAATGGCTGACCGGGATGTTGTTTCGTATAACTCTATGATTGATGGGTATGTGAAGTGTGGGGCGGTGGAGAGGGCGCGTGAGTTGTTTGATAGTATGGAGGAGAGGAATTTGATTACTTGGAATTCAATGATTGGAGGGTATGTGAGGTGGGAAGAGGGGGTGGAGTTTGCTTGGAGTTTGTTTGTTAAAATGCCGGAGAAGGACTTGGTTTCGTGGAACACGATGATTGACGGTTGTGTGAAAAATGGGAGGATGGAGGATGCTCGGGTGTTGTTTGATGAGATGCCGGAGAGGGATTCGGTCAGCTGGGTTACCATGATAGATGGTTATGTGAAATTGGGTGATGTTCTTGCTGCGAGGCGATTGTTTGATGAAATGCCGAGCAGAGATGTTATTTCTTGTAATTCGATGATGGCAGGCTATGTTCAAAATGGTTGTTGCATTGAggctttgaaaatattttatgatatgAAAAGGGCAACAAATGTGGTGCCTGATGATACTACGTTGTTGATTGTAATCACAGCGTTTGCCCAATTAGGACACGTTGAAGATGGAGTTGTGATACATCATTATTTGATGGACAAGGGGTACTCTCTGAATGGTAAGCTTGGTGTTGCTCTAATTGACATGTATTCGAAGTGCGGCAGCATTGATAACGCTATCTCAGTGTTTGAGAATGTCGAACAAAAATGTGTTGATCATTGGAATGCTATGATCGGTGGTTTAGCTATTCATGGAATGGGTTTAATGGCTTTCGATTTTCTCATGGAGATGGGAAGGCTTTCTGTTATTCCTGATGATATCACATTCATTGGAGTGTTGAGTGCTTGTAGGCATGCTGGCATGTTGAAGGAAGGACTGATATGTTTTGAGCTCATGCAAAAAGTATACAATCTGGAACCTAAAGTGCAGCACTATGGATGCATGGTGGACATGCTTAGTCGCGCAGGGCACATTGAAGAAGCCAAGAAACTCATTGAGGAGATGCCTGTTGAACCCAATGATGTGATTTGGAAGACCTTACTCAGTGCTTgccaaaattatgaaaacttCTCTATAGGAGAGCCTATAGCTCAGCAATTGACTCAGCTATATTCATGCAGTCCAAGTTCCTATGTGCTCCTGTCTAATATTTATGCCAGTTTGGGCATGTGGGACAATGTAAAGAGGGTTAGGACAGAAATGAAAGAAAGGCAATTAAAGAAAATTCCAGGTTGTAGTTGGATTGAACTGGGGGGAATTGTTCACCAGTTCTCTGTACAAGATAGGACACACCCTCAGGTTACTGAGATTTATTCTTTGTTAAGTAGCTTGTAAATTCCTATTTCGAAGCTGATCTATTATGTGATATTGTTTGAGTTGGGAAGTCGTGCAATGTGTATGAAAAGTGTAAAAATAGttgtattaattttcttttcttttcttttatccctGTTAACAAATTTAGCATGTCCATACTTCTTATGGTTAATCTCCCATCTAAATACAAAGAAAATGCAGAGAAATGTTAGtaataatgtaatatatattcGGTCATGTAAAAAAGTTGTTATAGTGCAAGCAAGTAGCAACCACTAATAACCATGCACGATCATATCCTGGTGAAGGTGTCTTAACATGTAGTGCTGATGCAGCAATTTTCCAAGACCAAGGTCTGTTCGGATATGGCTTATGCATCCAAAATAGTCATGGTGCTTCTGATTTGGCAAAAACTGCAAGCTGAAGCTCTTGCATTGGCTGAAGCTCTTTATTGATAAAGGAGCTGAATTATCAACATGTTATAATAGAGCTGGACAGCTAGCACGTGGTTGATAGTGTTCATAGCAACAATTTCAATCTGTCTGAATTTGGAGTCGTGTTGCAGAATTGTATACATATTCTTTCTCAAGCCCCTGTGAACTGTCCTAAAAAAATAGTCTAACAAATGAAAGCAGAAAATCAAGATAGGGAGAACTAATAGCAATAGCAACTAGGGATGGCAACAAGTTGGGTCGGAGATGAGTTTGACTCTTCCATTCTTCATCCCTAGAAAAATCAGGATAGCTAAGGATTCAGTATAAAAGATacagatttaaaattttaatactcaTTCTGATTTTTGTTGGATTTTATCGGATTTAAGAATACTCGTGGGTAataagctatatatatatatatatatatatttataattttaattttaatttacttatatttttaaaataaattattatattaagttattaattatattttaatttaaaaatatgtaaaaaataatgattataaaaaattaaagataaagaattaagaattaaactgtatttttagttaaatgtataattttaagtttttttttatagaattatgattatttttattatttaactattaaagtaattaatttatatttttaaaaattataacaataaaatctttattatatatcatgtatatatgttgtgacaaaaaaCATTATAATGGTAGCATATATGGGTATAGTTAGAGGTTATGTTTGATTAGACGAaatgaaagttgaaaaaattaacTGGTAGCTAAAAATTGAAAGctagaatgtaaaaaaattagcttattaaattatagaTGTTTAATAAAACTATCTGTTGAAGTAACGGAAAAGAGTAAAATgacataaaagtaataaaatcatgatttattttaaaaaagtaatcaataaatttgataaatatactAAGGAtagaaaagggaagaaaaagaaaaaaaaaatcaaaagttagtgttttaaaaaacatgAGAAGCTACTAAGAAACTATTACAAAACTTGTTTATCGAGCATTTAAACAAGCTTTTACGCTAATAATAGAGTTACAATAAATTAACTGAAATGTGTTGTTGAACATAATCTCTTATACATACTCATCCCTTTTTAACATTTTTGGGATAGTATTCATACCCATACTTGGTCAAAGCTAATATTTTCTGTTAAAGTTGGGATAGGTTCAAGGCGATACTGAAAAATTTGGATTTATTTGACATCCCTAATAATGGCAAataatacaaaacaaacaaaatttatgGAAATTTAATTTGTAGTAACCTGCTTATATGAGCCTGTGGCAACCAAAAAATGCTTCTCAGATCTATTTGTTTGTAAATTGTACagaaaatgcatatataatcaaattttagTGAGCTAAAAACTTgtgttttaatataaataagattaattaattttgtactaGTCTTATTTGCTACGTATAGAGTGGATTTAACAAAACCTATTTTGGAGTTGATGTCAGAATCAATTTTGATAGCTatccatgcttcatgattgacatAAGTTGAAATAGAGAAACAATACTattgtttaataattttcttttcttcaaaaatttggAGTACACGTGATGAAACAAACCTTTTTGACTAtagattataaaataaatcttttcaaaatttaccctattatttcattctttattaccAATGTAAACATAGCCTCAGATTTCAAGAACTAAACTGTtgtaaaatccgtctctaatatTGCTTtgtttaaaccaaaaaaattgcTTAGATGACAAACGGTATTTCAAACGTTCTCACTCAGACATCGATCGCAACATCGATATTGTACATTATGCTTCCAAATTCCAAAAGCTAAAGTTTACTTTCACAGTCAACTCAGTAGCGACAACTTGATCAACTTTTGGTTTCCATGACTATAACCCAGAAATCTCTTAAGTTAACCCTGAAAGATAGTGATTTTCCATTCCCATGACCAACGACTTTTGCAGGAAATATCAGCATAACAGTTTGATGATGCAGGAACCGAGCACCTTCCCTTAACATGGCCCACTGATTAGTTTTCTTTCAACACAGCTACATTAGATTCAAACTCGAGACCGCGGGTTAAATTGAAACAATCTGTACTAATTGATCTACGTGCTCAATAATCAAGTTAGAGATTTCATATGTAGGACTCATGTCAGTCTGACATATTAGCAACCTTTGTATAAAACCTGAACACaaacccaaaaaataatttatgaattcaTAATTAGATTTGAttaacttttgtttgtttttgtttttgttttttggatgCACTTTTAATAGAATGTCTCGTGTAATGACACTAATATATCTGAATACCAGAATTATTTTCACATATATTTAGTTATTCATATCAATGCTTTAGcagccaaaaaaattattatacgtTTGGAAAAGCTTGTAATTTAGACAAAATTTCCTACATTCAGGTTAAGATCACCGAACTACTTGAGAGACAAGAGAGGATGTCCTCGTGAATGGTACTGATGATAATAGCAAATAGCAAATGCAAAAGTAAAAGGGATATTTTTTTCTGTTAGCTTATGTGCATAATAATGCAGCATTGAATTAGATTGAATATTCTCTATGATCTTGAAGTGGTAGAAAGAACAAACTGCAATATGAATACAATTAAAAGCTCATAGCTGAATATTGTTCCACGTTGAGGAGTGTCATGTTGATCTTGCAATAACTAAGTGTTTTCTCAAATGATAGAAATCTTATAACTATATAGTGATAAGTGCCAAATTGAATCAATTTCTAGTTTCTGTTGTCCATTAATCATCAACCTTGTCTAACAAAGTACATGCTGGAGTTGGAAGCATGATTTTCAGCCCCTGATAAGTTTCTTGAATTTGGCATAGTAATTAATTCCATGTGCCTATCTTACACGTTCATTCTATCTTCAACATTCCAGTGGTCCCTTAGAATTCCATTGCGCAGAGTGTTTTGCACGTCTATGGACTTAGTCCCACTTTCAAAAGTCATGTTTCCAAAATTTGAATGgaaattccaaattgaaactaTAATTTCAACACGTCAAGATAACCATGCCAATTGCCAGTGTCATATATTTCAAGGTCAGGGGCCAAGAGCATTGTCATTAAATTCAACAAACCATTCAAAT harbors:
- the LOC114405884 gene encoding pentatricopeptide repeat-containing protein At2g45350, chloroplastic translates to MLVCATSCSSHQPWASPIPTLTTLPKCTTAEHVNQLHARMITTGFLKNPSLTAKLVLSCISSPREPLVEFARYVFFKHHAFRDFRDDPFLWNALLRSHSHGCDPRGAIVLLCLMIENGVRVDGYSFSLVLKACARVGLVREGMQVYGLLWKMNFGSDVFLQNCLIGLFVRCGCVELARQLFDRMADRDVVSYNSMIDGYVKCGAVERARELFDSMEERNLITWNSMIGGYVRWEEGVEFAWSLFVKMPEKDLVSWNTMIDGCVKNGRMEDARVLFDEMPERDSVSWVTMIDGYVKLGDVLAARRLFDEMPSRDVISCNSMMAGYVQNGCCIEALKIFYDMKRATNVVPDDTTLLIVITAFAQLGHVEDGVVIHHYLMDKGYSLNGKLGVALIDMYSKCGSIDNAISVFENVEQKCVDHWNAMIGGLAIHGMGLMAFDFLMEMGRLSVIPDDITFIGVLSACRHAGMLKEGLICFELMQKVYNLEPKVQHYGCMVDMLSRAGHIEEAKKLIEEMPVEPNDVIWKTLLSACQNYENFSIGEPIAQQLTQLYSCSPSSYVLLSNIYASLGMWDNVKRVRTEMKERQLKKIPGCSWIELGGIVHQFSVQDRTHPQVTEIYSLLSSL